Below is a genomic region from Sphingopyxis terrae subsp. terrae NBRC 15098.
GAGGATGTCGCCGAGCGCCTCGATGTGGTGCCGACCACCTTCCGCGTCGTGGTCACCCGGCGGCCGCGTTATGGCTGCCGTTCGTGCGAGAGCGCGATCGTGCAGCCGCCGGCGCCGGCGCGGATCATTGAGGGCGGCATTCCGACCGAGGCACTGATCGCCCAGGTGCTGGTATCCAAGTATGCCGATCACCTGCCGCTTTACCGGCAGGCCCAGATATACGCCCGGCAGGGCATCCGGCTCGACCGATCCACTTTGGCCGACTGGGTCGGGCGAGCGGCCTGGTATCTGCGCCCCTTGCGTGACCACATTCTCGACGAGCTACGACGATCCGAGCGGCTGTTCGCCGACGAGACGACCGCCCCGGTGCTCGATCCCGGACGCGGGCGGACCAAGACCGGCCAGCTCTGGGCCTATGCCCGCGACGACCGACCATGGGGCGGCTGCGATCCGCCGATCGTCGCCTATGTCTATGCGCCAGATCGCAAGGCCGAGCGTCCCCAGTTCCATCTTGGTGATTTTGCGGGCATCCTACAGGTCGATGGCTATGGCGGCTACGCCGCGCTCCCCCGGCGGCGCCAGCAGATCAGGCTCGCTTTCTGCTGGGCGCATGTGCGTCGCAAATTCTACGAACTGGCTGATACATCCCCGGTCGCTACCGAGGTGCTGCGCCGCATCGCCTTGCTTTACGCCATCGAGGACGATGTGCGCGGCCTCTCGGCCGAGCAGCGTCGTGCCGCTCGGGCCGGACGCAGCCGCGTCATCATCGACGATCTTCACCAATATCTTGCCGCCCGTGGCCGCCAGGTCAGCGCCAAGAGCAAGCTCGGCGAAGCGATCCGCTACGCACTCACCCGCTGGGACGGCCTCTCACGCTTCATCGATGACGGTCGCATCGACCTCGACTCCAATACCGTCGAACGATCGATCAGGCCGCTGGCTCGCAATCGCAAAAATGCCCTGTTTGCCGGTTCCGACGAGGGCGGCGACAACTGGGCGGTGATCGCCACGCTCATCGAATGTTGCAAGCTCAGCACCATCAACCCCCACCAATGGCTGACCGAAACCCTCACCAGCCTCGCCAACGGTTATCCCGCCAACAGCGTCGGTGATCTCATGCCATGGACCGTCGTAGCCTGAAAACACCGGTTACGCCTCACCAAACCCTATCACCCATGGACCAACGGTCAGGCCGAAAGGATGGTGCGCACCATCAAGGAGGCCACCGTCAAATCTTTCCATTACACGTCGATCAACGAGCTGCGCCGCCATGTCCGCGACTGGTTGGTCGCTTACAACTTTGCCAAGCAGTTGAAGGCACTGCGCTTCAAGACACCCTATGAGGCCATCGAAGAACTCTGGAAATCCAAGCCGGATATCTTCAATTTGGAGCCACACCATCACATGCTGGGACTAAACACCTAAGTTTCCATTGGCTACCCGCTAATTGATCACCGCAGCCGTCCAACTCGCGATTTTGTCGGCCATTTCAAGGCTCGCGCGATCAAAGGCTTCGACGATACTCGAAACGCTGTTTGCGCTTGCTGTCCTATCAAGGACGATGCGCGTGACTGCCAGTGGTTCCGATTCTTTGGATCGGCTTAGTTCCACTTGCGCGGCGATGCGAATGATCGGGGCCGCGTCGGGCCCCTGCTCGTAATAGGCTGCAAAAGAAGAAAGCCGTGCGGATAGGACGTAATGATCGGAAGCCACGCTCTGGACAGGGATATATGCGTGATCGATTTTGCGCGCTACGCTTCCGGCAATAGCCTCGCGGATCATCTCGGGCGCAGGCCTCATCCACCGTGCTTTGGCCAGCTACGTGACTTCGCGATTCTCGATCGTGAGGATCCTGTCTCCATCGGCCCCAGGCGGAAGCGTCGGTCGCGTAATATACACCGGAATCCACTGTCGTGCAATTTCACGCTCCGGTACGGGCGTGCTGCTGATCCGGTACAACGTCGATTTGCCGCCAGTTCCCAGAATATTCCCGCAACCAGAAAGGCAAATTAGCGCGCCCGTCAGCAAAAACATTCTTGCAGAGATCGTTTTCATTGGGGGAGCTTCCTTTCACGAGGGGTCCGTCGTAGCTGGCCGGCGAGCTGCTCGATTTCCTGCGCCGCGCTATCGAGCGATTTCAAAGTTGCAGCAATCCCGGAGCCGTCGGGCGCCGCCAATCCACTCGCGGCGTCATCAAGCCTGTGAATGACCACCCTCGCCTCGGCGATCCCCTCTCGAAGATCTCGAGCAGCTGCCGAGACATCGGCAAACGTCTTGCGACCGTCGCCATCGATCGCCGTGCGCGCCGATGCGGCCGCGGCCTCGATATCGGCCGCCGCCCGGTCCAGGCGTGCAAACGCTTGTTCAGCCTTGCTGAACATTCCGCGACTAGATCGCAATTCCGCCGTGGTAGCTCTTACATCCGCAATAGCAGCCGAAACATTTTCGATATTCTCGTCGGACAAGGTCCGGTTGACCCTTTCCAGGGCCTGCGAAGCGTCCGCCAACAATGCGCCACCTCCATCCATCAGGGATTGTAGCGAACTTTTTTCCGCCTTAATCACTGGGAGCGTTTCCTTGGAAACCTCCTTCAACAACGGCTTAGAGGGCGTCCCCGCACTGATCTGGATGTAGCTTCCGCCGGTTATGCCTTGCGACTCCGTCGCGGCGGTAGAATCGACGCGCACAGGCGTATCCTCGCGCAGGCGCACCCCTGCAAGCACCCTGTTTGGATTTCTGGGATCAAGACTAATACGCGTGATTTCTCCCACCGGAATTCCGTTGAACTGCACCTCGCCTCCCTCGCTAAGACCGCGGACGGGACCATCGAAAATGATCCGATACTCGTCGAAATTACGGGCGAATTGGGATTGACCGAGCCAGAGGATGAAGCCGAAAGCCGCCGCTAGCAGAGCCAGCGTCAGGCCCCCAATCAGACCGTAGTTCGCGTCGCGTTCCATTAACGGTTCCTTTCCTTGGCGCGCTCCGCCCGCCCTCCCAAAAACGCCCTGATCCAAGGATGGTCAGACCTCTCAAGTTCCGCGATTGGCGAAACCTCGACAATTTTCTGATCCGCAACCACGGCCACGCGGTCGCTGA
It encodes:
- the tnpC gene encoding IS66 family transposase, giving the protein MLMEADLPDDVDALRALVLEQARKLESADAEAERLRAIIEAFRRHRFGRRSEQLDQDQLQLGLEDAETALAEAEAASEAKAGRPRSDPVRKTNRGSLPAHLERIEQIVDVESNACPCCGGALHQVGEDVAERLDVVPTTFRVVVTRRPRYGCRSCESAIVQPPAPARIIEGGIPTEALIAQVLVSKYADHLPLYRQAQIYARQGIRLDRSTLADWVGRAAWYLRPLRDHILDELRRSERLFADETTAPVLDPGRGRTKTGQLWAYARDDRPWGGCDPPIVAYVYAPDRKAERPQFHLGDFAGILQVDGYGGYAALPRRRQQIRLAFCWAHVRRKFYELADTSPVATEVLRRIALLYAIEDDVRGLSAEQRRAARAGRSRVIIDDLHQYLAARGRQVSAKSKLGEAIRYALTRWDGLSRFIDDGRIDLDSNTVERSIRPLARNRKNALFAGSDEGGDNWAVIATLIECCKLSTINPHQWLTETLTSLANGYPANSVGDLMPWTVVA
- a CDS encoding MlaD family protein is translated as MERDANYGLIGGLTLALLAAAFGFILWLGQSQFARNFDEYRIIFDGPVRGLSEGGEVQFNGIPVGEITRISLDPRNPNRVLAGVRLREDTPVRVDSTAATESQGITGGSYIQISAGTPSKPLLKEVSKETLPVIKAEKSSLQSLMDGGGALLADASQALERVNRTLSDENIENVSAAIADVRATTAELRSSRGMFSKAEQAFARLDRAAADIEAAAASARTAIDGDGRKTFADVSAAARDLREGIAEARVVIHRLDDAASGLAAPDGSGIAATLKSLDSAAQEIEQLAGQLRRTPRERKLPQ